From the genome of Pirellulaceae bacterium:
GTCCGGCTGCCAATTCTCCAAGGCGTAGCGGAAGACAGGAATGTTGCATCCCCAAGCGGAGCCACCCATTCCCACGAAGTAGCAGCAAACCAAGAGCCAGAAGAAAGTTCGTTTCATGATTCTTGTTGGAGTATTTCCAATCCCGAGATCACTGGTGGGAGCGGCGATTGCGAGCGAAGCTCGATCACCGCAGACTTTTTGGTCGGTTTCACTTCAAATGATCGTATCACACCTCGGCCGACTCCGCCTGCTGCCTTTGCCGGTGAGAAGCTCGGTAACACGATTTTTCCCTGAATTATGACGTCGAAGTTGCGTTCCGTCGACTCTGTCGGTTCTAGGAAAAATAGGTTCAACGTATGAATCGAGTTGGTCTCGAATCCCAGCCGAATCTCTCGAATCCCTTCTAGCCCGGAACCGGTGATCCAGGGCCGCTCGCCGAGGACCGTCGACGCGTGGCGGCGAAACGTGGTTGCCTCTTGGGGCTCGATTTTCGCGGTTATTTTTATCGATTTGCCGCCGACGCTGGGATAGTCGACCCAAAGCGTGCGATCCTTGTCGCGCCGATCGCCAGGTGCACCGAAATTTAACCCAATCGGCCCGGCCGTTTTTTTCGCTCCAAAGGTCCAATATTCGGCAGACGGCTGATGAATCAAGGCCAACGAGGTCTGATTTTGATAGGCACAATTGCAGGTTCGGGTGTAATCGGGCGCTGCCAAAATGCCGTTGGCGGGAATGAGGTTGTTTGTACAGCTGGATCGAAATCCCCCCAAATTGCCCGTCCCTGCGTCATGGAGCATGTCGTAAAATCCGGCGGCTCCCGAACGGAAAGTCAAAAGATTTTGACAGCCGTGGGCCGTATTACAGCCATACTCACGATCGTAGCTCCAGCCCGACTTCTTGCCTGTTTTCATCCCGATCGCGTATCCACCATTTCCGTTGGTCAAAATCTGATCTTTCCAGAGCAACAGGGGCCCGCCGTAGGCAAGCTTCGAATCTTCCCACAGAACTTTACCGTCGCGACCTCGATAGACAACGATTCCTTTGTCGGACTCGTCTGAGGCGCGATCCCGATAGAGGCTTCCGCCCTGAACGAGTGCGTCATGTTCCTGAGAATAGTTTAGGAAGGTCCCAAAGACTTGATCGTTCGTTTCCCAGGCAACGCTGCCGTCCATTAAATTCAACGCGTAAAGGCGGGCCGGTTGCTTCCATTGGATGCCTCGTCTTTGGAAGGAGCGTTGTTTGGCATCTGAAAAACGATCGATACAAAAAACCTTGTTTGCTCCCACGGTAATGTTGTTGTGGCGGAAGCCAAAGTCGGCATCTCGGTGCCACAGTTCGCGGCCCGTGTGCCGATTGAGCACAACAAGTCGTCGGCTGCCTGAGGCGTAACGAGTCGGAGCGATAAATTTGTCAATTCGCGCGACTTCTGTTTTTCGATTTTGGGGCAGTCGCGTTTGTCCTACGAGGTACGGATCGAGAGTGAAGTCACTGCTCTTAAGCCCCACATTGTGGCCTTCAATCGCGATTGTATTTTCGCCGGGTTGGAGGAATTGTCGCCAATTCTTGATTCGAAAAACTTCAAACTCATCGGCCTCATGCGACTCAACGTCAGCGTTGGCTCCACGGCCCGACTTGAGTGAACTGCGGGCAATTTCCCGATCGTTGAGATAGGCGATAAAGGCGTCATCGTATCGGATCAATAAACTGAGCGAATACAGGTCTTTCAGTTGTTCGCGGTCGAACGTGTGGCGCAGAAAGACTCGCGTGTACTGTTTTTCCATGTCTTTGAGCTTGGTGTTGTCATCGCCATCGCCATAGCCAAATCCGGCTTGTCCCAGCTTCCAATCCGAATCGTCAAAGGACGGCTTGCCCCAAGATCCAGCCGGATCTTTTCCTGCCAAATAGCGCCATTTCGCGTGGGCGTGAATCACAGCTCGTTCATTGTTTTTGAGAGCAGGCTCTGGGCTGCGTATTTTTGATAAATCGGATGTGCTGATGCTGACGGGTGTGGAGGTTGCCACCAGAAAATCTTCCCAGACTGAAATGTGTCCCCAGTGGGATCCGTTGCGGTTCTCAGGCAATTGAATCTTTTGTCGTGTTTCTCCGGTCGATGCATTGAGCTTGAGGATTGACTGACCGTAGACGACGTAGATGTGATCGGGTGTTGAGACGTAATTGCTGCCGATTTCGCCGGCGCCTGGGAAATGTTTCGTGTTGTTGTAATAAGCTCCCAAGGACTTTAATTCGCGTTGCCAAAGTTGCCTGCCAGTGTAGGCGTCAAGGCAGCGTAAAAAATCCGCTCCCTCGATAATGATTCGACCACCGGCGACTTGGGGTGTTGGTCCATGGCCATGCCGAGGCAGAATTCCTTCGTGGGACGGACCACCGAACCAAAGAACCCCCAGGGGTGCTTTTACCCGCTGATCGAGAGAAACGCCCGTTTGTCCGGCGTTACCATATTGATGGCTCCAATCGTCCGTGTCCGGCAAGGGCCCCATGCTGGCTGCGACAGTCAAGCCAGCAAGGCGAGCCAGCTTGAGTCCAGGTAGCGATTGTGCTCGCCCTTGTTGTTCCAGCCGAGCGTGCTCAGACGGCGTCAGCATCAGGCAAAGTTTACCCCCATAAGGACGCAACACACGGTACCAATCTGAGAGACCTTGGTCGTTGAGGATTTCAGCGGAAATCGCAGGCGAGTTGAAGACAATTAGTTGGGCGAGATAGGCAGGCAAGCTCTCGGGGGATAGGTTTGCATGGGCCGAAATGCGATTTCCGTAGAGACCCGCCGCTTGCATGCGGTCCCTGAATTTCCGAATGCGTTCGCCATCTCGATCCAACACGATCAGGTGTAAGTTGGACTCGTTCAATAACTGATCGATGAGACGGTTGTTATTTGCGCCGACGATCACTGCGTATCCTGCCTCCGTGCCGTCAAGGGAAAGGATTGTTTTGGAGGTGTTCTCAGGTGGACCACCGGATTTCAAGCTCTTTTGATCGTGTGAATGTCGCTTGACTTTTGATTTGCCTGGACCAAAGCAAATTAACTGATTCTGACGCGTAATCGCAAATAATCGATCGTCAGCAGCGATCATCTCTGCGACGTCATCGGTAACCGTCGCCGTCCAAAATGGTTTTGCGATCGATTTTCCCTTCAGTTCATAAGCGGAAATTACTTTTCCCTTTGCAGTCCACAGCAGCGAATCGGTTTGGAGGTGTATCGTTCCAAGCGAACTTTGCGTCTTCCGGGTGTACTGGGTTTGGCGGGATGGTTTTTTTTCTGATTTGCCGCGTCGGTTTTTTGTTTTACGTGGCGATGTTCCCACGGACTTGCCGGTAAATGATTTCTTGGATGCAAAGATAACCGCGTCGGGGCCAGCGATTGCGGGCGCTTCGTCTTCCAGGAGTTTGCCCTGGGAAATGCCGAATGTTTTTCCTCCAACAAAGTAATACTGGCCGTCTGTGAAGACATGGTGTCCGCCATGTTTGCCGTGGTAGTTGAAGTGCTGAAGCCGACCTGAATTCAGGTCGTAGACGGCTGGAACCGAACGTCCCCCGGGGACGATCAGATTGTTTTCGGATGCGACGAGATGCCCTTGAGGAACGACGGTTGCGAAGGACGGTGCTCCGTGTGGCTGAATCGTAAGATTGGTTCCATCGCCGCTGTTCACCCAGACGGGTTCGCCCGTTTCAGCATCAACCGCGTGGATAAAGATACCCATAAATGGCCAGATACTGGCAGCAAAGAACACTTTCCCGTCTTGTAGGACAGGTCCGCCGCGTGCGGGCCAGGATGAAATGAGCCGTTCGTTTCCCAAAATCCGGCTGTTGGATGGACCGCCGTTATATCGCCAACGTTGCTTGCCTGTTGCCAATTCGAGGCAATACAAATGACCATCGTCGGAAACGAAATAGGCATATTTGTCGGCGGCAATGGGCGCGAAACGCACGGGACCACCTGCGTAGAATCGCCATAGTTCCTCGCCAGTCCGCGTGTCCAAGGCAGTGATGGAGTCGTTGACGGTCGAATTGACGAGCAGTTTTTGACCATTGACGACGGGATGGGCGGTCGTATCAAATTGCAACTTGGCTTGCGTTGCCGGCCAAGCGGGTGATTCCGCCGGTAATTCACGCTGCCAGTGCAGTGACAAATCGGCGGAAAGCGTCTGATTCGTGACGGCTCCTCGTTGCGCGTTGAAACGCCATTGAGGCCAGTCACTTCCTTCAGCAAGGCGGCAGACCTGCAAGACGAGGATTGCAAGGGTGATAAATGATTTCTGTTTGGGCATGCGGTGGTGCAGAAATAGGTTTGAATTCGGGAGGTCAGAAGATCCCCTCAGTATACCTGTTCGCTCCCAATGATACTCGCCCAACGGAGAACTCTTTGGGTGCCGCGTTGCAGTGAACCCTCGTTCGCGTCTATAACCATCCTTGGTGAATCTCAGCCTAAATACCGACGAGGAAAATAGTTATGAATAGAGTGCGTTGGGGGGTGTTGAGCAGTGCAAAAATCGGCACGGAAAAAGTGATTCCAGCAATGCAGGCCGGCGAGCACGCTGAAATTACTGCGATTGCTTCGCGAAATCAAGAGCGGGCCCAAGCCGTCGCGGATCAGTTGGCCATTCCGAAGTCGTACGGCAGCTACGAAGCGTTGTTGACCGATCCTGATATTGACGCGATCTACAATCCACTGCCGAACCATTTGCATGTGGAATGGTCAATCAAGGCGATTGAAGCTGGCAAGCATGTCTTGTGCGAAAAGCCCATTGGACTGACCGCTGACGAAGGCCAAAAGCTGGTCGAGGTGGCGGAAAGGAATCCGACGGTGAAGGTGATGGAAGCTTTCATGTATCGTCACCATCCTCAGTGGCAACGTGCCTACGACTTAATCACCGCAGGAGAAATCGGTGTCTTAAAAACGATTCAATCTTTTTTTTCGTACTTCAATGACGATCCTCAAAATATCCGCAATCAAGGTGACATTGGCGGCGGTGGCCTCATGGATATTGGCTGCTATAACATCTCGCTGTCGCGATTCTTATTTCAATCCGAGCCTAATCGGGTCTACGGTGTTATTGACTATGATCCGCAATTTGAGACGGATCGGTTGGCGTCAGGGATTCTCGAATTTGAGCAAGGTACCTCGACCTTTACCTGTTCGACGCAATTAAGTCCTTACCAACGGGTCAACTGTTATGGCAGTGATGGTCGAGTAGAGATTGAAATTCCCTTCAACGCGCCGGCCGATCGGCCCTGCCGGATGTGGTTGCAGCAAGGAGGTCAGGTTGCTGAGATTTCGCTGGAAACAACCGATCAGTACACGGTTCAGGGCGATCTGATGTCGCTCGCGATCCTCAACGATCAGCCGGTGCCGACGCCGATTGCCGACGCCGTGGCGAACATGAGAATTATCGAGGCGATCAAGGCCAGTGGGCAATCAAAAACGAGTGTCGCGATGTGATCTCGCGTACGACTGGAACGTCTCGGCTTCCCGATCAATAGGGCGTTCCGGTGAATCCGAGCAATCGGTGGGGCGGTCTTACTGCGTCAGGTTGATTCGCCTGCCCTGTTCCACGCTTTCCTCGGCACTGATTACGATCGATAACGCGTGATAAGCATCGTCCAGATCATTGGTTTTTCGGACAAGGCTGGTGACGGCTCGGTGGAATAACGCCAAGAGTTGCTCTCCAACGGGCCGTTCGGTTTCAAGCGATTCCATATGTCGACCGGCTTCGTCGAACCAGATGAGCGTTGAAGGTAAATCGATGAAGGCAACGCCGTTTTCACAAACCACTTGCAGACCTGCCGGTGGGCGAAAGGAAATCGCTTCGGTCCACGCTGCGGGCATGTAATGACCGCAGCTAATCTGTGCCATTGGTCCTTCGCCCGAGTTTCTGTTTTGTGAAAAATCCAAATTCATCATCCGGTAAATTCCGTGATCATCATCTGCCGCGATTCCCGGATCGTGTTGAACTCCTAAGACAGATGTGGGTTCGGCACCAATGACGTAGCGGCACCAGTCCACCAATTCGATCAGGTCACGGGTCACCAACGCTGAGAAGCAACGCCCCTGCCCTTGGCCGTTCGTGTCCGGGTTCGACTTGCGGCGGTGGCAGAAGAGCAGTTTGGGTTTACCCAAGCGAGTGGCGATCAGTTCTTTGAGTCGTAACGTGGCGGCTGCGTGTCGACGTGGGAGTTCTGCCATGAAAGCGATTCCGGCAGATTCAACACGATCCCGAACTTCGATAGCCTGTTTCAACTCTAAATCCAGAGCTGCTGCGCAGTAGACAGCTTTCCCTGAATCGCACGCAGCCAGGATGGGTAACGGGCCGAACCATTGCGGTGACAGCATCAGGATGGCATCGATATCTTCACGAGCCGTGAGCACACGATATCCGTCAACTGCCTCTGCATTAAACTCTTCGGCAGCTCGTTCTGCTTGTAGCGAAACCTGGGCGCAGACCGCGCGTACTTCAAATCGATCGTTCATAGCGCGCAAGGCTGGACGGTGCCGTACTTCCCACGCGTCTCCAAGGCCAACAAGGCCGACTCTAAGCTTCATGAAATACCGTTTTCTTTGAGCTGATCCGGTACGCAGTTGATCGGTTATGGTCCGAGTCCAAGCCAGAATCTCCAGAAGGCTCTGCCCGGTCGCCTAAAAACCAAGTTCGGGATTATACCCCCCGCTGGCCATTTGACTCAATCACACAACGGCCTCTCTTGGCAATTCGTACAAAAACGAGCAGTTGATTCACCCATACCGGAGATTTAGAGGAACAACTCAGGCAACTTCCAGACTCATCGGTAACCTCGTGTCGCCCTCGTTTTCCTCTTGATCATCAGCCGAGCTCAAGAAACGGGCTGACTTGCTTGGTGCTTATCGAACCCTGACAGCCAGTTTTCGAGCGTAATTTTTGTTCATGCTGAGAGGAAATTGTTGGGTTGCCTGAACGAACATCAGGACTCTTTGTTGATTTGCCGTCAAAATGGCCGATTGGCCAGCCTGGTTAATCAGCCAGATCTGATGCACATACTCGTTGACGGCCGTATTCCAGTCGTATTCACCGCCCTCGATTCGATTTTGTTCCGCAATATCGTAATGGCCGGCTTGGATGTCGGCCGCCATGGATCGCCCTAATAATCCTCTGCGATCAAAACTCCATCGCTCGGAGTGCCGGTTCCAGGCTTCCGTATAGACGTGAAAGCATTCTTCCCACAACGCGTTCATGCCATCCGGTCGCCACATCGAGCTATCCAAACTTTTCAGCTGGAAGCCAGTTCCGTCCCAATTTGGAAAGAAAGGCCAAATATCCGTTTTCATTGAGATGATGTAATGGCCCGTCCCTTGGTGAAGTGATTCTTCGATCGGGCGCAACGTACGATCGTATCCGATGGCGAAGGCAAAATTCTTGCCCATCGTTTTCAGTAATTCGGGCTGATCAACTCGGCCGTCGGTATTGGTGTCAAGCAGGCTGCTGAAGAGACGGGTCGCTTGCAGGACGACCTCTTTCCCTGATCGGTTTCGGCGATCGGTTTCTCGGGGACGTTGGTTGGTGCCCATGATGTAGAAGCTACCGATCCGATAAACGTGTCTGAACTGTTCGGGAATCTGTGATTCAAAGGTGGGGTCTCCGGCTAAATTGGTCGGCGGAAGATTGCTGTTCTGCCAGCCCCAAACGTGTAGGGGTGGGGCTAAGAGCAGCTGCCCAAACG
Proteins encoded in this window:
- a CDS encoding Gfo/Idh/MocA family oxidoreductase: MNRVRWGVLSSAKIGTEKVIPAMQAGEHAEITAIASRNQERAQAVADQLAIPKSYGSYEALLTDPDIDAIYNPLPNHLHVEWSIKAIEAGKHVLCEKPIGLTADEGQKLVEVAERNPTVKVMEAFMYRHHPQWQRAYDLITAGEIGVLKTIQSFFSYFNDDPQNIRNQGDIGGGGLMDIGCYNISLSRFLFQSEPNRVYGVIDYDPQFETDRLASGILEFEQGTSTFTCSTQLSPYQRVNCYGSDGRVEIEIPFNAPADRPCRMWLQQGGQVAEISLETTDQYTVQGDLMSLAILNDQPVPTPIADAVANMRIIEAIKASGQSKTSVAM
- a CDS encoding Gfo/Idh/MocA family oxidoreductase, producing MKLRVGLVGLGDAWEVRHRPALRAMNDRFEVRAVCAQVSLQAERAAEEFNAEAVDGYRVLTAREDIDAILMLSPQWFGPLPILAACDSGKAVYCAAALDLELKQAIEVRDRVESAGIAFMAELPRRHAAATLRLKELIATRLGKPKLLFCHRRKSNPDTNGQGQGRCFSALVTRDLIELVDWCRYVIGAEPTSVLGVQHDPGIAADDDHGIYRMMNLDFSQNRNSGEGPMAQISCGHYMPAAWTEAISFRPPAGLQVVCENGVAFIDLPSTLIWFDEAGRHMESLETERPVGEQLLALFHRAVTSLVRKTNDLDDAYHALSIVISAEESVEQGRRINLTQ
- a CDS encoding PQQ-binding-like beta-propeller repeat protein, producing MPKQKSFITLAILVLQVCRLAEGSDWPQWRFNAQRGAVTNQTLSADLSLHWQRELPAESPAWPATQAKLQFDTTAHPVVNGQKLLVNSTVNDSITALDTRTGEELWRFYAGGPVRFAPIAADKYAYFVSDDGHLYCLELATGKQRWRYNGGPSNSRILGNERLISSWPARGGPVLQDGKVFFAASIWPFMGIFIHAVDAETGEPVWVNSGDGTNLTIQPHGAPSFATVVPQGHLVASENNLIVPGGRSVPAVYDLNSGRLQHFNYHGKHGGHHVFTDGQYYFVGGKTFGISQGKLLEDEAPAIAGPDAVIFASKKSFTGKSVGTSPRKTKNRRGKSEKKPSRQTQYTRKTQSSLGTIHLQTDSLLWTAKGKVISAYELKGKSIAKPFWTATVTDDVAEMIAADDRLFAITRQNQLICFGPGKSKVKRHSHDQKSLKSGGPPENTSKTILSLDGTEAGYAVIVGANNNRLIDQLLNESNLHLIVLDRDGERIRKFRDRMQAAGLYGNRISAHANLSPESLPAYLAQLIVFNSPAISAEILNDQGLSDWYRVLRPYGGKLCLMLTPSEHARLEQQGRAQSLPGLKLARLAGLTVAASMGPLPDTDDWSHQYGNAGQTGVSLDQRVKAPLGVLWFGGPSHEGILPRHGHGPTPQVAGGRIIIEGADFLRCLDAYTGRQLWQRELKSLGAYYNNTKHFPGAGEIGSNYVSTPDHIYVVYGQSILKLNASTGETRQKIQLPENRNGSHWGHISVWEDFLVATSTPVSISTSDLSKIRSPEPALKNNERAVIHAHAKWRYLAGKDPAGSWGKPSFDDSDWKLGQAGFGYGDGDDNTKLKDMEKQYTRVFLRHTFDREQLKDLYSLSLLIRYDDAFIAYLNDREIARSSLKSGRGANADVESHEADEFEVFRIKNWRQFLQPGENTIAIEGHNVGLKSSDFTLDPYLVGQTRLPQNRKTEVARIDKFIAPTRYASGSRRLVVLNRHTGRELWHRDADFGFRHNNITVGANKVFCIDRFSDAKQRSFQRRGIQWKQPARLYALNLMDGSVAWETNDQVFGTFLNYSQEHDALVQGGSLYRDRASDESDKGIVVYRGRDGKVLWEDSKLAYGGPLLLWKDQILTNGNGGYAIGMKTGKKSGWSYDREYGCNTAHGCQNLLTFRSGAAGFYDMLHDAGTGNLGGFRSSCTNNLIPANGILAAPDYTRTCNCAYQNQTSLALIHQPSAEYWTFGAKKTAGPIGLNFGAPGDRRDKDRTLWVDYPSVGGKSIKITAKIEPQEATTFRRHASTVLGERPWITGSGLEGIREIRLGFETNSIHTLNLFFLEPTESTERNFDVIIQGKIVLPSFSPAKAAGGVGRGVIRSFEVKPTKKSAVIELRSQSPLPPVISGLEILQQES